The sequence below is a genomic window from Chaetodon auriga isolate fChaAug3 chromosome 8, fChaAug3.hap1, whole genome shotgun sequence.
CATTTCTGATGTGCTGCTCCGTCCTGAAGcttccagacctctcaggtgGTCTGGATCAGGCCTGCTCACTGAGTCCAGAGTCCAGACTAAACCTGGAGACGCAGCATCAGCTTGTCTTGATCCACATGTCTCACAGTGTCCTGCTCTTTTTAtcactttgtgtctcttttctatctcttcacctgtctgtcaggtGTGGAACACTTTGAACTGCCTTTTGGTTGAAAGGAGACGAGAAGCCGTTTGGACCTGAATCTGAGTCTGTCACAATAATCTGCTCTGGTCCAGATTCAGAGATTAACGTTCCTGTTTGAGTCTGAGCTGAAACCACGTGACCGCTGAACGCTTCAACCTGAGAAAaccacgacacacacacacacacacacacacacagacacacacacacacacacacacacacacacacacacacacacagacacacagacacacacacagacacacacacagacacagacacacacacacacacacacagacacacacagacacacacacacacacacacacacagagtcctgtTACAGCCTCGATGTCCAAACCTGATGTTAACTGTGACTCTGTGTATCTGACAGTGAAATGATGAAGGTGAGCTTCACTCGGGTCCGAGTCTTCCTCCTAATAATCAACATCTTCTCGCTCTGTGAGGTGAAGCCGACACgtctcctctcactcttcttcttGGGTTCATCTCTGCTTAGCGGCGCTGTCAGCATGTTGTTGTGCATCATCAGCCGTCACGCTCGCTGActccttcctgtttctgtggCCTTCAGATTAAAGCGTCAGCTGACTAGCAGCAGTCACTCAGTAACGACGAGTCAGCTGACGCCGGCCTCTCCGTCACCTCTGAAGGTGGATCGTGGTTCAGTTCACGGCGAGAGGCGTCTCCAGTGTTTGAGTGAACGAGGCGTAAAGGATTCATGTTGTCACTGTCCAATATTTTGTGTCActcagataaaaacaaactggaggaaatcgtctctgcagtgaaacaccTTAAAATGTCCCACTGTGTTAATAAAGACGTCATTGCTTTTTAACTTCTATTCAAACATCAAACTTTATTGACAGAAACACTCTTTTGCAGGAACACTCAGACGCTCACAGATGGGAGACTCCCAGTACGACCAGTGTGATGTCACCGCAGCAGTTTGGGGTTAAAGGCTTCGCTCAAAGGCTCGTCAGTGCAGGTTAAAGTGCTTTAGCTCACCCAGACGTTTCGCCTCCACGCTCTCAAGCTCATTTGTTATTTTATGGCGTGATCAAACTTAGCAGGTGAGCTGgcgctgtgctgtgctgtgccgagccgagccgagccgagccgagccgagccgtgCCGTGCCGTGCCGTGCCGTGCCGTGCTGAGCCGGCAGATATTTGCCTGAGTCACAGGAAGGATCCTGGTGGGAGAGGAAGTCCTCTTTGTCCTCCGCCCTGaacacctcctcttcctcctcaggggGGTAAACCACCACCTGGGGGATCCCCGCCCCTCCCCGCAGCCCCTCCGGAGCAGAGCAGCGGCGTGGAGTACCGGCAGAGGCGTGGCCTGATGGGGGATCTGCGAtgagggagggggtggggctGGGCGTGCAGGGTTCAGAGAGATGGCGGCCGAGGCGGGACAGGGTGGGAGTGGTCTGTGGCGAGGAGGCGGGGCTGGGGCGGAGACGTCCAAACAGGTCAGAGATACGAGGGGACGGGGGAGGGGTGGAGACGTCACAGGAGGCGACGGAGGAgcgatggaggagggagagacgaGAGGAGGACAGACCCTCccctgaagaggaggaaggggagaagaaaggtgaaaagacagaaaggtcaTGAGGACGAGAGGACGATGTTCATGCTGGTTTTTCAAGTCTGCAAGCAAACTGAAGACGGTGACACACATCAAGGTATCGATCCAACCGATTGATCAGCATTCTGATCAATCAACACTTCTTTACCTGGTCAACATGTCGTCATGGACACACCTGACGAGTGTGTCTCCACAGACATTCAAGCATCATGTGAGGACGTTTGAGCTCCAGCACAGACAGAGTCCGTCCATCAGGTGTCAAATGTCCACACGTCACGTCCTCTGAGCTGCGCTGCTCCTCGTGATCACATGATGGaaaatgtcattcattcatgttcacGACATTTTTTATGAAAAACTACGTTAGTTTGTCACAGTCTGAGGTGAAGGGAGGCGGCTGttagcgacacacacacacacacacacacacacacacacacacacacacacacacacacacacggagcttCAGGTTACTTCGGCAGAATTAAAACATTCCTCACTCGCTCACAAACAGGATTTATGATCCGGATATTAAAGCGCTGACTCGTCACGCGGTGTTAGCTGGTCATTAGCTCGCTGACTCAGCAGGCCGGTTCAGGTTAGTGCTGACCGGCAGGAAACACGCCAGTCTACGGCTGAAACAGTGCGATGAACGACTCGTCGTGGTTGGTTAGTTTCTGCTCAGCTTCCGTTCAAAGCGTCACGTCAGCTTTACTGAAATTCACTCAATCAAAACTAATCACCAGCTGATCGAGTCCAAACTCAAATCACAGCCTGCAAAACACACGCGTTACCATGACGACAGCAGGCCATGCACCATCAGAGACCCGTCGTCTTGTCACTCTGTtccctcagccaatcaggacagCTGAACTGTGAagctaaaaacactgaagcagttCTTGAGAACAAAAGAGCAGAACTTTGACGGAACAGGAAATGGATGTCAAATCAGCGTAATATGCAAACCTGAAGGCCTGAGAATGACGCGGTTCCATCTGACAGCA
It includes:
- the LOC143324284 gene encoding uncharacterized protein LOC143324284; its protein translation is MACCRHGEGLSSSRLSLLHRSSVASCDVSTPPPSPRISDLFGRLRPSPASSPQTTPTLSRLGRHLSEPCTPSPTPSLIADPPSGHASAGTPRRCSAPEGLRGGAGIPQVVVYPPEEEEEVFRAEDKEDFLSHQDPSCDSGKYLPAQHGTARHGTARLGSARLGSARHSTAQRQLTC